TATGCTAAAAGTGGCGATCTTGCGCTAGATGTTGGGTGTGGAAGCGGGATTTTAAGTATAGCGTTGGCAAAGCTTGGCTGTATCGTACAAGCATGCGACACAGATGAGCTTGCAACACAAAGTAGCCAGCAAAATGCTCTTTTAAACAAAGTACAGTTAGATAAAATTTGGACTGGCTCTATCTCAAATTTGGAACAAAAATATGACATTGTTGTGGCAAATATCATAGCAGATGTTATTTTTATGCTAAAAAAAGATTTAAAAAATATTTTAAAAAATGGTGCATACTTACTACTTTCAGGTATTTTGCAAAAATATGAAGAGCGGATACTTGCAGACTTTGCTGACCTTGAGCTTGTTGAGAAAAAACAGGTGAATGATTGGGTTAGTTTTGTCTTTAAAAAGTAAAATTTAAGGAAAATAATGAATCAAAATTCTCAAAATAAAAACAATGGCAATGGTGGCGGATTTTTTAATAAAAATCCAATATTCATCTTTGCTATTTTTGCGATTGTTATAGTTTTAGTTTTTAGAAGTTTAACTGGCGATAGTATCGGCAATATGGGGATTGATGGTGGTACAAACTCTACCAAAAATGTCTCATATTCAGAGCTAAAGGCGATGGTTTCTGGCAAGCAGATCGCAAAGGTTGAAATTTCAGATGGAACTATACGCGCTTTAGGAACTAACCAAAATATATACATAACAAGGCGTATTCACTCAGACCCTACCTTTATCCCGCTTCTTGATAGCGTAGGTGTTGAGTATAAAGCGTATAATGATACAAACTGGCTCGCAGAGCTAATGTTTTCATGGGTGTTGCCTGTGTTTATATTTTTTGGAATTTGGATGTTTCTTGCTAGTCGTATGCAAAAAAATATGGGCGGAGGCATTCTTGGTATTGGAAGTGCAAAAAAGTTAATAAACTCAGAGAAGCCGACTGTAAAATTTGATGATGTTGCTGGTGTTGAAGAGGCAAAAGAGGAAGTTGTAGAGATAGTTGATTATCTTAAAAATCCTGATAAATACCTTCGTCTCGGTGCGAAAATTCCAAAAGGAATTTTGCTAGTAGGACCTCCTGGTACTGGCAAGACCCTACTTGCAAGAGCTGTAGCTGGCGAGGCTGATGTGCCGTTTTTTTCTATGTCAGCTTCAAGTTTTATAGAGATGTTTGTGGGTGTTGGTGCAAGTCGTGTTCGTGATCTTTTTGAAAGTGCAAAAAAAGAGAGCCCAGCCATAGTATTTATAGATGAGATAGATGCTATTGGAAAGAGTAGAAATTCTGGTCCTATGGGTGGAAACGATGAGCGCGAACAAACTCTTAACCAGTTGCTTTCTGAGATGGATGGCTTTGGTGCGGATAAATTGCCTGTTATCGTTATAGCAGCTACAAACCGCCCAGAAGTACTTGATGCCGCACTTTTAAGACCTGGTCGTTTTGACCGCCAAGTTCTGGTAGATAAGCCAGATTTTAAGGGCAGGATAGATATATTAAAAGTCCATATGAAAGATGTAAAAATTTCAAAAAATGTTGATCTTGACGAGATTGGAAGGCTTACAACAGGTCTAGCTGGTGCAGATCTTCAAAATATCATAAACGAAGCAGCCCTTTTAGCTGGCAGAAGTTCAAAACCAGAGGTCGAGCAAGCTGATCTTATAGAGGCTGTGGAGCGCTCTATCGCTGGACTTGAGAAAAAATCACGCCGCGTAAATGAAAAAGAAAAACGCATTGTTACCTATCATGAAAGCGGACATGCACTTATAGCAGAGGTTACTAAAGGCGCAAAACGGGTTACAAAGGTTTCGGTTGTTCCGCGTGGCTTAGCTGCGCTTGGATATACGCTAAATCGTCCAGAAGAGAATAAATTTTTGATGCAAAAACATGAGCTTATCGCTGAAGTTGATGTTTTACTTGGCGGAAGAGCAGCTGAAGAGGTCTTTATAAAAGAAATTTCAACTGGTGCTAGCAATGATCTTGAGCGTGCGACTGATATATTTAAGTCTATGATTAGTATGTATGGTATGAGTGAAGTTGCAGGGCTTATGGTGCTTGAAAAGCAGCGTAGCAATTTCCTTGGTGGTCAAACTATTAAAGATTATAGTGATAAAACTGCGCAAATGGTTGATGATACGGTAAAAGAGATGCTAAAAGAGCGTTACGAAGCAGTTTTAGAAACGCTAAAAACATATAGCGGGGCTATTGAGAATATGGTAAGTGCGCTTTATGAGAGCGAAACTATCGAGGGCGATAAGGTACGTGAGATTATTAGAAATTTTGAGCAAGAAAATGGGCTTGAAAGTAGGCTTGTTGAAGATGATGATAAAAAGAGCCAAAAAGAGCCAAAAGATGAAGCTGCTCAGGAGACCAAGGGCGAGTAATGCAATATATATCAAAATACGGCTACAAGTATATTATCATAACACTTATACTAATGCTTGTATCTTTAAATTTTGATATATTTGAGTGTTTTTTTATATTTATTTTTATAGCTTGTGTTATCTTTTTTAGGGAGCGAAAAAACAGCATAAAGTCAACAGATGAGACACAAATTTTAGCTCCCATTGACGGAAAAATTTTAGAAATTTCAAAGGCTGAGCTTGAGGGTAAGCAATATACAAGACTTACCATCTTAAAGTCTTTGTGTGGAGTTGGTGTTGTTTATGCTCCATTTTCTGCCCAGCAAGCTACTTTAAGGCAAAGACACGGTCTGTTTTTGTGCTCATATATGAAAATTTCATCAGCCTTAAACGAAAAAGCAATATACTTTTTTCAAAATAATGGATTAAAATTTGCAATGCGACTTGTCGCTGGAGAGCTTTCTCGTAGCCTTGAGGTTCAAAATGTTTCTAGTTTTGTAAAAGGCGATGAGTTGGGTTTTCTTGGAAGTGGTAAGATTGTGTTATTTTTACCACTTGAGAGTAAAATTTGTGTTAGTGTAGGCGAGAAAATTCGTAGCCTTAGTACGCTTGGATATTTAGAAAAGGTAGCAGTAAATGAATAATCAAAAACCACAATTAATGTACATTTTGCCAAATCTTTTCACAGCTTCTAGTGCATTTTTAGGCATTGTTAGTGTTATAGCTAGCATTAAAGGCGATTATGAAAAGGCGATTATCTGGATTATATTATCTCTTATTTTGGATGGACTTGATGGTAGGGTGGCTAGGCTTACAAAAACTACTTCAAAATTTGGGGTAGAGTTTGATAGTTTGGCTGATTTAGTTGCTTTTGGAGTCGCACC
This portion of the Campylobacter suis genome encodes:
- the ftsH gene encoding ATP-dependent zinc metalloprotease FtsH, which translates into the protein MNQNSQNKNNGNGGGFFNKNPIFIFAIFAIVIVLVFRSLTGDSIGNMGIDGGTNSTKNVSYSELKAMVSGKQIAKVEISDGTIRALGTNQNIYITRRIHSDPTFIPLLDSVGVEYKAYNDTNWLAELMFSWVLPVFIFFGIWMFLASRMQKNMGGGILGIGSAKKLINSEKPTVKFDDVAGVEEAKEEVVEIVDYLKNPDKYLRLGAKIPKGILLVGPPGTGKTLLARAVAGEADVPFFSMSASSFIEMFVGVGASRVRDLFESAKKESPAIVFIDEIDAIGKSRNSGPMGGNDEREQTLNQLLSEMDGFGADKLPVIVIAATNRPEVLDAALLRPGRFDRQVLVDKPDFKGRIDILKVHMKDVKISKNVDLDEIGRLTTGLAGADLQNIINEAALLAGRSSKPEVEQADLIEAVERSIAGLEKKSRRVNEKEKRIVTYHESGHALIAEVTKGAKRVTKVSVVPRGLAALGYTLNRPEENKFLMQKHELIAEVDVLLGGRAAEEVFIKEISTGASNDLERATDIFKSMISMYGMSEVAGLMVLEKQRSNFLGGQTIKDYSDKTAQMVDDTVKEMLKERYEAVLETLKTYSGAIENMVSALYESETIEGDKVREIIRNFEQENGLESRLVEDDDKKSQKEPKDEAAQETKGE
- a CDS encoding phosphatidylserine decarboxylase, which produces MQYISKYGYKYIIITLILMLVSLNFDIFECFFIFIFIACVIFFRERKNSIKSTDETQILAPIDGKILEISKAELEGKQYTRLTILKSLCGVGVVYAPFSAQQATLRQRHGLFLCSYMKISSALNEKAIYFFQNNGLKFAMRLVAGELSRSLEVQNVSSFVKGDELGFLGSGKIVLFLPLESKICVSVGEKIRSLSTLGYLEKVAVNE